Proteins from a genomic interval of Streptomyces fodineus:
- a CDS encoding PP2C family protein-serine/threonine phosphatase, producing MGAGHVPVDRLPEQQLGRRLVAIPLALIVVITVVDIHSPPDVHLGPLLVIAPALTASLAGPRLTALVGALAVAAQVLIAVFHGGLTTPNHLSQITALTMLSALVVFVCHVRERRSRELNRARSVAETAQLVLLRPPRRRIGPLRVAWLYLAAEDETRIGGDLFAIARSDRGTRVIIGDVRGKGLAAIGEASMVLGAFREGAHHYDTLPELAAGLEASVCRNLKDVADTEHDPGEHFITALLLDVPDHGTQVDMINCGHPPPLLLHDGQVTVLHARRPVPPLGMCELPAPSHRADPFTFEDGDTLLLYTDGVTEARSPKGAFYPLTERAASAPTSGPEALIRHIHRDLLNHVGHEPGDDAALLAIERYGAHHLHLPHTTARPVDGRRRLDSGSKPVAEGPS from the coding sequence ATGGGTGCGGGGCATGTGCCGGTGGACCGCCTCCCAGAGCAGCAGCTGGGCCGCAGGCTGGTGGCAATCCCCCTTGCGCTGATCGTCGTGATCACCGTGGTGGACATCCATTCCCCGCCAGACGTCCACCTCGGCCCCTTGCTGGTCATCGCGCCGGCCCTGACCGCTTCCCTGGCCGGGCCGCGACTGACCGCCCTTGTCGGGGCGCTGGCCGTGGCGGCCCAAGTGCTCATCGCCGTATTCCACGGCGGACTGACCACACCCAACCACCTCTCGCAGATCACCGCCTTGACCATGCTGTCCGCCCTGGTCGTCTTCGTCTGCCACGTGCGCGAGCGGCGCAGCCGGGAGCTGAACCGGGCACGGTCGGTGGCCGAGACAGCACAGCTCGTACTGCTGCGGCCACCACGCCGCCGGATCGGGCCGCTGCGGGTGGCGTGGCTGTACCTGGCAGCCGAGGACGAGACCCGTATAGGCGGCGACCTGTTCGCGATCGCCCGCTCCGACCGCGGCACCCGCGTGATCATCGGCGACGTCCGCGGCAAGGGACTGGCCGCCATCGGTGAGGCATCCATGGTGCTGGGCGCCTTCCGCGAGGGCGCGCACCACTACGACACCCTGCCCGAACTTGCCGCGGGCCTGGAGGCGAGCGTCTGCAGGAACCTGAAGGACGTCGCCGACACCGAGCACGACCCGGGCGAGCACTTCATCACCGCCCTGCTGCTCGACGTCCCCGACCACGGCACGCAGGTCGACATGATCAACTGCGGCCACCCCCCGCCCCTTCTGCTGCACGACGGCCAGGTCACCGTCCTGCACGCACGACGCCCCGTACCCCCTCTGGGCATGTGCGAACTGCCTGCCCCCAGCCACCGCGCCGACCCCTTCACCTTCGAGGACGGCGACACGCTGCTGCTCTACACCGACGGCGTCACCGAAGCCCGCTCGCCCAAAGGAGCCTTTTACCCGCTCACCGAGCGCGCCGCCTCCGCCCCCACGTCCGGACCCGAAGCCCTGATACGCCACATCCACCGCGACCTGCTGAACCATGTCGGCCACGAACCCGGAGACGACGCCGCGCTCCTGGCCATCGAACGCTACGGCGCCCACCACCTCCACCTACCGCACACCACGGCCCGCCCCGTCGACGGCCGCCGTCGACTCGACTCCGGCTCGAAGCCGGTTGCGGAGGGCCCTTCCTGA
- a CDS encoding nuclease-related domain-containing protein encodes MGAELNRLGRHGWRVLHSIPLANKVDIDHLLIGPGGVFSINTKHHHKRAVWVGDDSVKVDHGKPAPYARKSRAEAKRVVPVLERYCDFPVPVEPVLVFVGVAELKVVATQLSVRVYQERQVAALAPLSGVLTADQVEQVYSVARHRQAWGQA; translated from the coding sequence GTGGGAGCCGAGTTGAACCGCTTAGGGCGCCACGGCTGGCGCGTCCTGCATTCCATCCCCTTGGCCAACAAAGTGGATATCGATCACTTACTGATCGGGCCTGGTGGGGTGTTCAGCATCAATACGAAGCACCACCACAAGAGGGCCGTATGGGTTGGGGATGACTCCGTGAAAGTCGATCACGGGAAACCGGCGCCCTACGCACGCAAGAGCCGGGCGGAGGCCAAGCGAGTCGTCCCAGTGCTTGAGCGCTATTGCGACTTCCCCGTACCGGTGGAGCCAGTGCTCGTCTTCGTCGGTGTCGCCGAGTTGAAGGTGGTCGCTACGCAGCTCAGTGTCCGGGTCTACCAGGAGCGGCAAGTAGCGGCACTCGCTCCGCTCTCAGGTGTGCTCACGGCCGACCAGGTGGAGCAGGTGTACAGCGTCGCTCGCCATCGGCAGGCTTGGGGCCAGGCCTGA
- a CDS encoding DNA methyltransferase: MPEALHRRRILGSAPPPGIVLDPFDGTGATATAAKALRYADGQTPTWAGKAMDRLPGLEQPQRSAGRRLAVVAGAALHSRAGGGGSSAAGGVRPASRALHERGHGDAGARRREGDPAALGGRPPGTHDRRPLDHAQLPRDVDDAHHPGAHSAGNRRADRSRTGRPRTGLRSTVRRPGCGRPPCRTRRTRAAGRQGHERRVRGVSRGLSHDASADSRPRPAHAGARAHRRPPGHRGHARAPGPSAHARRPRPLSRAVLA, encoded by the coding sequence ATGCCTGAGGCCCTGCACCGGCGCCGCATACTCGGCTCCGCCCCGCCTCCCGGGATCGTCCTGGACCCGTTCGACGGCACCGGCGCTACCGCGACCGCCGCCAAGGCCTTGCGGTACGCCGATGGCCAGACACCGACGTGGGCCGGGAAAGCCATGGACAGGCTGCCGGGGCTGGAACAGCCGCAGCGGTCGGCAGGACGCCGGCTGGCGGTCGTTGCTGGTGCAGCACTTCACTCACGTGCGGGAGGCGGAGGATCTTCCGCTGCCGGCGGTGTCCGACCTGCATCTCGTGCTCTGCACGAGCGGGGACACGGAGATGCGGGTGCACGCCGGCGGGAAGGCGACCCGGCGGCGTTGGGTGGCCGGCCGCCTGGAACTCATGATCGCCGGCCACTCGACCATGCGCAGCTACCGCGCGACGTCGACGATGCACACCATCCAGGTGCACATTCCGCGGGGAACCGTCGAGCGGACCGCAGCCGAACCGGGCGGCCACGAACCGGACTTCGAAGCACTGTCCGCCGGCCTGGGTGCGGGCGACCCCCTTGTCGAACACGTCGTACGCGCGCTGCCGGCCGTCAAGGCCACGAACGACGTGTGCGCGGAGTCAGCCGTGGCCTTTCTCACGACGCATCTGCTGACTCAAGGCCGAGACCGGCGCATGCCGGGGCCCGAGCGCACCGCCGTCCGCCAGGGCATCGCGGTCATGCGAGAGCGCCTGGCCCATCCGCTCACGCTCGCCGACCTCGCCCCCTCTCCCGGGCAGTCCTTGCGTGA